The following are encoded together in the Coffea arabica cultivar ET-39 chromosome 1c, Coffea Arabica ET-39 HiFi, whole genome shotgun sequence genome:
- the LOC140005058 gene encoding uncharacterized protein encodes MDSSRRGRDRGQGRGSEGENNNEPDQVAIAIQRMVNQQGQGSSTGNLVHNPDMENGNGHANGGSAANGHVEPLRSISYRARGGGAHIRYSPADRHPRCQCRAMYAYSNELVLSLDNERRQLRDANFTLTQDVEELGIMVDTQFDRIADLEVRLTAEHHLLEAARLEIERQKSRATRLAERMRDRSAGIRADAAMMMDEATSFIQGGRSRGRPTRQHPEAGGDREPEVDQDQGQEGVAGDRVATAIDRITEVLERLTERQTTEPVHQPGGPADSDDRALERFLKFGPPNFYGGPESEVAEGWWERITEIFATLNYTEERKVTFTTFQFEGAARSWWNLEKREDDFIRCKQGAMSVAEYEVQFTKLSRFAPELIATEQRRVRRFVQGLNVELQESLAAVRIDTFAEAVERAQRVEVARAQVKSFQSKKRFAPSSSREPTFGNAPPAKVGRGTSGVNSSGAPRGAQARGNGARNAGGRNIGARGGPIGRGQPRNRPQGGRAIVPQVTCAYCKKPGHSMDSCWKKQGRCLRCGSSEHQISGCPKVQEGTPQKARPNTSGGSRPTVPARVYAIDDQPVPDSSEVVEGTLPIFHRLAKVLIDPGATHSFVNPSFMSGIDVQPVRLPYDLEVRTPMGNKKVTTSLTYRNCEFWVGERKMLVDLISLDIKGYDVIIGMDFLGHHHAKLDCRAKVVEFCIPGEATLRLDVKGRLASSAMVSGIRARKMLSKGAQGFIAFLINTPSDQRIFKKYLDQFVVVFIDDILIYSKTQEEHVKHLEIVLQILREHKLYAKFSKCEFWLEEISFLGHKVSKDGIAVDPAKVEAVMNWKRPETPTEIRSFLGLAGYYRRFIKDFSKIAGPMTELTKKGNKFIWTPKCESSFQELKRRLTSAPVLVLPDGDEGYAVYSDASGEGKANVVADALSRKAQIAGLMVKEWDMLEEISNWNPRLEKLKILFGNLSLKSPLLERIKEAQESDPVIQKNLEKVQKGEILDFKLGSEGVLRFRDRIVIPADEEIRKEILEESHRSKYTIHPGVTKMYHDVKSLYWWEGLKKDVAEYVQKCLTCQQVKAEHQKPSVDRLTKSAHFLPVSMSFSLEKLVKLYTEEILRLHGIPVSIVSDRDPRKYYPDPSHVLQLEGIEVDETLTYEEEPVKILEREVKELRNKKIPLVKMLWRNHGLEEATWELEDDMQKKYPDLFS; translated from the exons ATATGGAGAATGGAAACGGacatgctaacggtggtagcgCGGCTAATGGTCACGTAGAGCCCCTTAGGTCTATCTCCTACCGGGCTCGAGGTGGAGGAGCTCATATACGTTACTCACCTGCTGACAGGCACCCTAGGTGCCAGTGCCGAGCCATGTACGCGTATTCCAATGAGCTAGTGTTATCCTTAGACAACGAGCGCCGCCAGTTGAGGGACGCTAACTTCACCCTGACCCAGGACGTAGAGGAGCTGGGTATAATGGTGGATACTCAGTTTGACCGCATAGCTGATCTGGAGGTTAGGCTCACTGCTGAGCACCATCTACTGGAGGCTGCCCGCTTGGAGATAGAGCGGCAAAAGTCTAGGGCGACTCGATTAGCAGAGAGGATGCGTGATAGGAGCGCGGGCATCAGGGCTGATGCTGCGATGATGATGGATGAGGCCACTAGCTTTATCCAGGGAG gaaggagCCGGGGAAGACCCACTAGACAACACCCGGAAGCGGGTGGTGATAGGGAACCCGAGGTCGATCAAGACCAAGGGCAGGAAGGTGTGGCCGGAGACCGGGTGGCCACCGCAATTGACCGTATTACTGAAGTTCTCGAGCGATTGACTGAACGCCAAACCACTGAACCAGTGCATCAACCAGGAGGCCCAGCTGACTCCGATGATCGGGCACTggaaaggtttctgaaatttggACCTCCCAATTTTTATGGAGGACCCGAGTCGGAAGTGGCCGAAGGCTGGTGGGAGAGAATCACTGAGATTTTCGCCACCTTGAACTATACCGAGGAGCGAAAAGTGACTTTTACTAccttccagtttgagggagctgcCCGCTCCTGGTGGAACCTG gagaagagagaggatgattttATTAGATGCAAACAAGGGGCGATGAGTGTCGCCGAGTATGAAGTCCAGTTCACAAAGCTGTCACGCTTTGCACCTGAGTTGATAGCCACCGAGCAAAGGCGTGTTCGGAGGTTTGTgcagggtttgaatgtggaaCTACAGGAAAGTTTAGCTGCTGTAAGGATAGATACCTTCGCTGAGGCTGTTGAAAGAGCGCAGCGAGTTGAAGTAGCCAGAGCTCAAGTGAAGTCTTTTCAGTCCAAGAAAAGATTTGCTCCTAGCAGTAGTCGGGAGCCGACTTTTGGAAATGCTCCACCGGCCAAAGTGGGCCGAGGAACTAGTGGAGTGAATAGTTCTGGAGCACCACGAGGCGCCCAAGCAAGAGGAAACGGGGCCAGGAATGCAGGAGGACGAAATATTGGAGCTAGAGGGGGACCAATTGGAAGAGGACAACCTAGGAATCGGCCGCAAGGGGGTCGAGCAATAGTTCCTCAAGTGACATGTGCTTATTGCAAGAAACCTGGTCATTCTATGGATAGTTGCTGGAAGAAGCAAGGAAGGTGCTTGAGATGTGGAAGTAGTGAGCACCAAATCTCAGGATGTCCAAAGGTACAGGAAGGGACTCCTCAGAAAGCTAGACCAAACACTTCTGGAGGGAGCCGGCCAACAGTTCCTGCCAGAGTGTATGCTATAGATGATCAACCCGTACCTGATTCCTCGGAAGTTGTGGAAGGTACACTTCCAATTTTTCATAGATTAGCTAAAGTGTTAATTGACCCTGGTGCAACGCATTCATTTGTAAATCCATCTTTTATGTCTGGAATAGATGTGCAACCCGTTAGATTACCCTATGATCTTGAAGTTAGGACACCAATGGGTAATAAGAAGGTAACCACTAGCTTGACTTATAGGAATTGCGAATTCTGGGTTGGAGAGCGAAAAATGTTAGTGGATCTGATCAGTTTGGATATAAAAGGTTATGATGTTATCATAGGAATGGATTTCCTAGGTCACCATCATGCTAAGCTTGATTGCCGAGCGAAAGTGGTGGAGTTTTGTATACCTGGAGAAGCAACTCTGAGATTAGATGTTAAGGGTAGGTTAGCATCTTCTGCTATGGTCTCGGGAATACGGGCAAGGAAAATGTTATCtaaaggagctcaaggtttCATAGCCTTCTTGATCAATACTCCCAGTGATCAA agaatttttaagaaataccTGGACCAATTTGTAGTAGTTTTCATAGATGATATTTTGATATACTCCAAGACTCAGGAGGAACACGTTAAGCACTTGGAGATAGTATTGCAGATACTAAGAGAGCATAAGTTGTATGCAAAATTCagcaagtgcgagttttggttaGAGGAGATTTCCTTTTTAGGGCATAAGGTTTCCAAAGATGGAATTGCCGTGGATCCGGCAAAAGTTGAAGCCGTTATGAATTGGAAGCGGCCAGAAACTCCAACTGAAATCAGAAGTTTCTTGGGTTTAGCAGGTTATTATAGGCgatttatcaaggatttttcgAAGATTGCAGGACCTATGACCGAGCTAACCAAGAAAGGAAATAAGTTTATCTGGACTCCAAAATGCGagtcaagttttcaggagttaaagaggCGTTTAACATCCGCTCCTGTTTTGGTGTTACCTGACGGAGACGAAGGTTATGCCGTGTACTCCGATGCCTCTGGAGAAG gaaaagcaaatgtggtagctgacGCTTTAAGTAGAAAGGCCCAAATAGCGGGGTTGATGGTTAAAGAATGGGACATGCTAGAAGAAATAAGTAATTGGAACCCTCGCTTGGAGAAATTGAAGATATTATTTGGGAATCTATCTCTGAAATCACCATTACTAGAGCGTATTAAGGAGGCTCAGGAATCGGACCCTGTGATTCAGAAGAATTTggagaaagtgcaaaaaggggaaATCCTAGATTTTAAATTGGGGTCTGAAGGTGTATTGAGGTTCCGAGATCGTATTGTGATTCCGGCAGATGAAGAGatcagaaaagaaattttggaagaatcaCATCGATCAAAGTATACTATACATCCAGGAGTGACCAAGATGTATCATGATGTGAAGAGTTTATATTGGTGGGAAGGTTTGAAAAAGGATGTGGCAGAGTATGTACAGAAATGTTTAACttgccaacaagtaaaagcaGAGCATCAGAAGCCCTCTG tcgATCGACTCACTAAGTCTGCACATTTCCTACCTGTGAGCATGAGTTTTTCATTGGAGAAATTGgtcaagttgtacacagaagagatcCTAAGGCTACATGGTATTCCAGTGAGTATCGTGTCCGACCGAGATCCAAG GAAATATTATCCTGACCCAAGCCATGTGCTACAACTGGAaggaattgaagtggatgagACACTAACCTATGAAGAAGAACCAGttaagattttggaaagagaagtgaAGGAGCTGAGGAACAAGAAAATCCCTCTGGTAAAGATgttatggagaaatcatggactggaggaagcaacttgggaattaGAAGATGATATGCAGAAAAAGTATCctgatttattttcttag